The Niastella koreensis GR20-10 genome includes a window with the following:
- a CDS encoding glycoside hydrolase family 127 protein → MKSYSLLPSLLVLLFTTTYSQSYVPEKQVGKIKVKPVVPIKAYSFNLQDVQLLDGPFKKAMEADVRYLQVIEPDRLLADFREHAGLKPKGEHYGGWEHSGLAGHTLGHYLSACAMHYAASHDKQFLGKVNYIVDELAECQPKRNGYVGAIPKEDSMWAEVEKGNIHSRGFDLNGAWSPWYTVHKIMAGLLDAYLYCDNKKALAVETGMADWTAHLLRNLPDSSLQRMLFCEYGGMNDVLNNTYALTGEKKYLDLSYKFHDKRILDSLALQKDILPGKHSNTQIPKVIGCIRRYELTAGEKDKTIGDFFWQTVVNDHTYAPGGNSNYEYLGPAGQLNETLTDNTMETCNTYNMLKLTRHLFALQPTASLMDYYERALYNHILSSQDHSTGMMCYFVPLRMGTQKEFSDSFNTFTCCVGSGMENHVKYGETIYYQGADGSLYVNLFIASRLTWKEKGVVVEQQTQLPESNYIRLAIKAARPVAFTLRIRNPYWAKQGVWIAVNGKEQTNLQPGADGYFTITRTWKTGDAVIVKPSLQLYTRSMPDNPNRLAIFYGPLVLAGVLGNKEPDPVTGIPVLVSTETNPAGWLKADDNQPLVFHSVNTGQPQEITLKPFNQVQKEFYSVYWDLFTPQSWAEQQKVYEAERKKRHELEVSTVDLLRLGEMQPERDHEFTGEKINTGEEHTRKYRLAHPGGYFTFTLKTDPEKTNSLLCSYWGMDNRGRTFDILVNDVKIATEDLNKYKSSKFYDIAYPIPADLTKGKQQVKITFTPAAYNMVGPIYGEVRMIRE, encoded by the coding sequence ATGAAAAGTTACTCTCTATTACCATCGCTCCTGGTGTTGCTGTTTACTACAACATATAGTCAATCCTATGTCCCGGAAAAGCAAGTAGGTAAGATAAAAGTAAAACCTGTAGTCCCAATAAAAGCCTACAGCTTTAACCTGCAGGATGTACAGTTGCTGGATGGTCCGTTTAAAAAAGCGATGGAAGCGGATGTGCGCTATTTGCAGGTGATAGAACCGGACAGGCTGCTGGCCGATTTTCGCGAACATGCCGGGCTAAAACCAAAAGGTGAACACTATGGTGGCTGGGAACACAGCGGACTGGCAGGCCATACCCTCGGTCATTATTTATCTGCCTGCGCCATGCATTATGCCGCCTCGCACGATAAACAGTTTCTCGGTAAAGTGAATTACATCGTGGATGAACTGGCCGAATGCCAGCCTAAACGCAATGGCTATGTGGGCGCCATTCCCAAAGAAGATAGTATGTGGGCCGAAGTGGAAAAAGGGAATATCCACTCGCGGGGCTTTGACCTCAATGGCGCCTGGTCACCCTGGTACACAGTGCACAAGATAATGGCCGGGCTGCTGGATGCCTACCTCTATTGCGATAATAAAAAAGCCTTGGCGGTAGAAACTGGCATGGCCGACTGGACGGCCCACCTGCTTCGCAACCTGCCCGACAGCTCGTTGCAACGGATGTTGTTTTGTGAATACGGCGGCATGAACGATGTGCTGAACAATACCTACGCCCTCACCGGCGAAAAAAAGTACCTGGACCTTTCATATAAATTCCACGATAAACGCATCCTCGATTCCCTGGCGCTGCAAAAAGATATCCTGCCCGGCAAACATTCCAATACGCAAATCCCGAAAGTAATTGGTTGTATTCGCCGCTACGAATTAACCGCCGGGGAAAAAGACAAAACCATTGGAGATTTCTTCTGGCAAACCGTAGTAAACGATCATACCTACGCGCCAGGCGGCAACAGCAATTACGAATACCTGGGGCCGGCCGGTCAGTTGAACGAAACGCTTACCGATAATACCATGGAAACCTGCAATACCTACAATATGCTGAAGCTGACGCGGCATTTGTTCGCCTTGCAGCCCACCGCCAGCCTTATGGATTATTACGAACGGGCCTTATACAACCACATCCTGTCGTCGCAGGACCATAGCACAGGCATGATGTGTTATTTTGTACCGCTGCGGATGGGAACGCAAAAGGAGTTCAGCGATTCGTTCAACACCTTTACCTGTTGTGTGGGTTCAGGCATGGAAAACCATGTGAAGTATGGTGAAACTATTTATTACCAGGGCGCAGATGGCAGCCTGTATGTAAACCTGTTCATCGCCTCGCGGTTGACCTGGAAGGAAAAAGGGGTGGTAGTGGAGCAACAAACCCAACTGCCGGAAAGTAACTACATCCGGCTGGCCATCAAAGCAGCCCGGCCGGTAGCGTTTACTTTGCGTATTCGTAACCCGTACTGGGCTAAACAGGGTGTTTGGATAGCGGTGAACGGAAAAGAGCAAACGAATCTGCAGCCCGGCGCCGATGGATATTTCACCATTACCCGCACCTGGAAAACAGGCGATGCGGTGATTGTTAAACCCAGCCTTCAGTTATATACCCGGTCAATGCCCGATAACCCCAACCGCCTGGCCATTTTTTATGGCCCGCTGGTTTTGGCAGGCGTATTGGGCAATAAAGAACCCGATCCGGTAACAGGTATTCCCGTGCTGGTATCAACTGAAACCAATCCCGCCGGTTGGCTAAAGGCGGATGATAACCAGCCCCTGGTTTTTCATTCGGTAAATACCGGGCAACCACAGGAAATTACCCTCAAACCATTCAACCAGGTACAGAAAGAATTTTACAGTGTGTATTGGGACCTGTTCACCCCACAAAGCTGGGCCGAACAACAAAAAGTATATGAGGCGGAACGCAAAAAACGGCATGAGCTGGAGGTAAGCACTGTTGATCTTTTACGCCTGGGCGAAATGCAGCCCGAACGCGATCATGAATTTACCGGGGAGAAAATAAATACGGGTGAAGAACATACCCGCAAATACCGGCTGGCGCATCCCGGCGGTTATTTCACGTTTACCCTGAAGACAGATCCGGAGAAAACAAATAGTTTGTTATGCTCCTACTGGGGAATGGATAACCGGGGCCGCACATTCGATATTTTAGTAAACGACGTAAAGATCGCCACCGAAGACCTCAACAAATACAAGAGCAGCAAATTCTACGATATCGCATATCCCATTCCTGCTGATCTCACCAAAGGGAAACAGCAGGTAAAAATTACTTTTACACCTGCTGCATACAACATGGTTGGGCCAATCTATGGGGAAGTTCGAATGATACGAGAATAA